A genomic window from Pagrus major chromosome 23, Pma_NU_1.0 includes:
- the mif4gdb gene encoding MIF4G domain-containing protein B: MENSTDDYKIQSFDLDTQMLLKTALKDPSSVNLEKVSNIIMDQSLKDQVFSKEAGRICYTIVQAEAKQGNGSVFRRNLLNRLQQEFKDREETRRRSLQEWVCYVTFICNVFNYLKVNNMPMVALVHPVFDCLIRLAQPDALMNEEEVDCLVLQLHRIGEQLEKVNNQRMDELFFLLRDGFLLQEGLTSMARLLLLEILEFRAGGWMLSSTAHKYYYSEIAD; this comes from the exons ATGGAAAACTCTACCGACGACTACAAGATCCAGTCATTTGACCTGGACACACAGATGTTGCTGAAAACAGCATTGAAAG aTCCAAGTTCAGTGAACCTAGAGAAGGTATCCAATATCATCATGGATCAGTCTTTAAAGGACCAAGTGTTCAGCAAAGAGGCAGGACGCATCTGCTACACCATTGTGCAG GCCGAGGCCAAGCAAGGCAATGGAAGTGTGTTCCGGAGGAACTTGTTGAACCGGCTCCAGCAGGAGTTCAAGGACCGTGAGGAGACAAGGAGGCGTTCGCTGCAGGAGTGGGTCTGCTATGTCACATTCATCTGCAACGTCTTCAACTACCTCAAA GTTAACAACATGCCTATGGTGGCCCTGGTCCATCCTGTGTTTGACTGTCTGATAAGGCTGGCCCAACCAGATGCTCTAATGAATGAAGAGGAG GTGGACTGCCtggtgctgcagctgcatcGCATcggagagcagctggagaaggTGAACAACCAGCGGATGGACGAGCTGTTCTTCCTGCTGCGGGATGGATTCCTGCTCCAGGAGGGCCTCACCTCCATGGcccgtctgctgctgctggagatcCTAGAGTTCAGGG
- the slc25a19 gene encoding mitochondrial thiamine pyrophosphate carrier, producing the protein MVGYDPGAQGASLSPEEAALAGSAAGMVTRALISPLDVLKIRFQLQIEPVSSQRPEGKYWGLFQASRRIHSEEGLSAFWKGHIPAQLLSICYGAVQFASFEFLTEMVHETTSYDSQTAGVHFVCGGLAACSATVVCQPLDTLRTRFAAQGEPKVYSSLRHAVSTMCRSEGVLTFYRGLSPTLMAVFPYAGLQFFTYNIFKNLLTPPSTAGNSGGNLRSLVCGSGAGMISKTITYPFDLFKKRLQVGGFEAARAHFGQVRCYRGLLDCAVQIAKEEGVRGFFKGLSPSLVKAALSTGFTFFWYEFFLNAIHNLREERRANGLTKDLGER; encoded by the exons ATGGTGGGCTATGACCCCGGGGCTCAGGGTGCATCCCTCTCCCCAGAGGAGGCAGCCCTGGCTGGGTCAGCTGCTGGGATGGTCACCCGAGCCCTCATCAGCCCCCTTGACGTGCTCAAAATTAGATTTCAG CTTCAGATTGAACCTGTGTCTTCGCAGAGGCCGGAGGGGAAGTACTGGGGGTTATTTCAGGCCTCCCGCCGCATTCATTCAGAGGAGGGACTCTCTGCTTTCTGGAAAGGCCACATCCCTGCACAGCTTCTCTCCATCTGCTATGGGGCCGTCCAG TTTGCCAGTTTTGAGTTTCTGACTGAGATGGTCCATGAGACGACGTCGTATGACAGCCAGACAGCAGGAGTTCACTTTGTGTGTGGCGGTTTGGCTGCTTGCTCTGCCACAGTAGTCTGCCAGCCTCTAGACACACTGCGGACACGCTTTGCAGCTCAGGGAGAGCCCAAG GTGTACAGCAGCCTGCGACATGCTGTGTCAACAATGTGCCGCTCAGAGGGAGTACTGACATTTTATCGCGGCCTTTCTCCAACACTGATGGCAGTGTTTCCCTACGCCGGGCTGCAGTTCTTCACCTACAACATCTTTAAAAACCTGCTGACTCCACCATCCACAGCTGGAAACTCAGGAG GAAACCTGAGGAGCTTAGTTTGTGGCAGTGGAGCGGGAATGATCAGCAAAACAATCACATACCCCTTTGACCTCTTCAAGAAGAGACTGCAGGTGGGGGGCTTTGAGGCAGCAAGAGCTCACTTTGGACAG GTGCGGTGTTATAGAGGCCTGCTGGACTGTGCGGTTCAAATAGCCAAAGAGGAGGGCGTCCGAGGCTTCTTCAAAGGCCTCTCACCCAGCCTTGTGAAGGCTGCATTGTCAACAGGCTTCACCTTTTTTTGGTATGAATTTTTCCTGAATGCCATACATAACCTCAGGGAGGAACGGAGAGCAAATGGCCTCACCAAAGACCTCGGGGAAAGATAA